A genomic segment from Legionella micdadei encodes:
- a CDS encoding tyrosine-type recombinase/integrase, which produces MGRKRIPGIYKKGSHWQIDKKIFGYRLCESTGTGDLEEAEKYLARRIDEIRQATVYGVRPKRSFMEAATKFLMENQHKRSIDDDAGRLREVVKYIGDLSLESIHIGSLQPFIEGRRKDGVSTRTINHGLKVVRRILNLAASEWMDEFGLTWLANAPKIKLLPEHDLRKPYPLNWDEQHRLFDELPPHLEKMALFAVNTGCRDQEICELRWEWEIKIPEMPHIMVFIIPAELVKNGEERLVVCNDTARSAVNGERGKHPTHVFSFKGRPLARILSTGWRNARVKAELPHVRVHDLKHTALSQKRGHFNRVSID; this is translated from the coding sequence ATGGGACGAAAACGAATACCAGGGATCTACAAAAAAGGTAGTCACTGGCAAATTGACAAAAAAATCTTTGGATACAGACTTTGCGAAAGCACTGGTACAGGCGACCTCGAAGAAGCCGAGAAATATCTAGCAAGACGAATTGATGAAATTCGCCAAGCAACGGTATATGGTGTCAGGCCAAAGCGAAGTTTTATGGAAGCCGCGACCAAATTTCTAATGGAGAATCAGCATAAACGCAGCATTGATGACGATGCGGGGCGTTTGCGCGAAGTGGTAAAGTACATTGGTGATTTGTCGTTGGAATCTATCCATATAGGTTCGTTGCAACCCTTCATTGAAGGCAGAAGAAAGGATGGTGTATCAACGAGAACCATTAATCATGGTTTGAAGGTGGTACGGCGAATTCTGAATCTGGCAGCAAGCGAATGGATGGATGAGTTTGGCTTAACCTGGTTGGCTAATGCGCCTAAAATTAAGCTCTTACCGGAGCATGATTTGCGTAAGCCTTATCCACTGAATTGGGATGAGCAACATCGACTCTTTGATGAGTTACCGCCACACTTGGAAAAGATGGCTTTATTTGCCGTTAATACGGGTTGTCGGGATCAAGAGATATGTGAGCTGCGTTGGGAATGGGAAATTAAAATTCCTGAAATGCCGCATATTATGGTGTTTATCATACCAGCTGAGTTGGTCAAAAATGGTGAGGAACGACTGGTCGTTTGTAATGATACAGCCAGATCAGCTGTGAATGGAGAGCGTGGAAAGCATCCAACACATGTGTTCAGCTTTAAAGGCAGGCCGTTAGCTCGGATTTTATCAACGGGTTGGCGAAATGCCAGAGTTAAAGCAGAATTACCACATGTGCGAGTGCATGATTTAAAACATACGGCTCTTTCTCAAAAACGGGGGCACTTTAATCGAGTTAGTATAGACTAA
- a CDS encoding ISL3 family transposase, whose protein sequence is MPKNDLILNLPGFTIKKVSGYQPLILELSYNRKARCGHCASKEVRKKASYMRRVAHELIGHRRSELHFKAYKLYCNSCKRYGNQQFPGINKYQRSTWRLQAAVFHDHTRGISQKDLAKQYSKGKATIERWYQQHYREQERELKNAPCPAVLGIDEHSFSRKQRYATTLCDLRKHKVFDIVKGRSSADLKDYFKNLEGKERVKVVCIDLSTSYRALVKQHFPNAQIVADRFHVIRLINQLTLQTFHQIDPTIKYQRGLLAALKTNPENLTTKRLSLRNHYLEQQPAIAAIYDFKQELHQLLTKKHCTAKECKRLLPRFLEMINELRHSPFQPLKTLGNTLFRWKDEVARMLRFTKNNGITEGFHRKMKLIQRRAYGFKNFENYRTRVRVLCC, encoded by the coding sequence GTGCCGAAGAATGATCTTATCCTAAATTTACCTGGATTTACCATCAAAAAAGTAAGTGGTTATCAACCCTTAATTTTGGAGTTATCTTATAATCGCAAAGCGCGTTGTGGCCATTGCGCTAGCAAAGAGGTTCGTAAAAAAGCGTCGTATATGCGACGGGTGGCGCATGAATTAATTGGCCACCGACGAAGCGAGTTACACTTTAAGGCTTATAAGCTGTATTGCAATAGCTGTAAGCGTTATGGGAATCAACAGTTTCCTGGGATTAATAAGTATCAACGTTCAACTTGGCGTTTGCAGGCAGCTGTTTTCCATGACCATACCCGTGGCATATCGCAAAAAGACCTTGCTAAGCAATATAGCAAAGGCAAAGCAACCATTGAGCGCTGGTATCAGCAGCACTATCGAGAACAAGAACGAGAACTAAAGAATGCACCTTGTCCAGCTGTTCTTGGAATAGATGAACATTCCTTTAGCCGTAAACAACGATATGCAACTACACTTTGCGACCTTAGAAAACATAAAGTATTTGATATTGTTAAAGGTCGTTCTTCAGCTGATTTAAAAGACTATTTTAAAAACTTGGAGGGTAAAGAGCGGGTGAAAGTCGTTTGTATTGATTTAAGCACGAGTTACCGAGCACTGGTGAAACAGCACTTTCCTAACGCGCAAATCGTGGCTGACAGATTCCATGTTATAAGACTTATTAATCAGCTCACCTTACAAACCTTTCATCAAATTGACCCAACCATCAAGTATCAGCGAGGTTTATTAGCAGCGCTTAAAACCAACCCGGAAAACTTAACAACTAAGAGGCTCTCTCTTCGTAATCACTATCTTGAACAACAGCCGGCCATTGCTGCCATTTATGATTTTAAGCAAGAACTACATCAATTACTCACTAAAAAGCATTGCACCGCTAAAGAGTGCAAACGCTTATTACCCCGTTTCTTAGAAATGATAAACGAACTTAGACACAGTCCTTTTCAACCTTTGAAAACCTTAGGAAATACCTTATTTAGATGGAAAGATGAAGTCGCAAGAATGCTCCGATTCACTAAGAACAACGGGATAACCGAAGGCTTTCATCGAAAAATGAAACTCATTCAGCGTAGAGCTTATGGGTTTAAAAACTTTGAAAATTATAGAACGCGTGTTAGGGTGCTCTGTTGC